In the genome of Blastopirellula marina, the window TCTTCAGTCGTAAATTCATATATGGAGAATCAATTCTTCGCGACATCCCAAGCGGGTGCGAGGTCCCAACGTTCGACCTGTTGAAACAACGTCATCGGCTGATACCCAACTCCACCGAGCGACCGTCGGTAGACGAAATAATCTTGGAGTTGAAATAACGGGAGAATCAGCAAGTCATCATGAGCCAGGCGGTGCAACGACCAGAATCGTTCACGAACATCCTGCCAGCTTCGCGATTGCCCTATCTGCCGTAAAGCCAGTTGAAAGTATTGCGTTTGATGGACGAGGGGGATGTACCGGTCGAACATCCGGGGAACGTCGACCAGCGGTTCGGCGATTTGAACTTCGACGTAAAGCAGGTCGACCTCGACGGCCGCTGGATCGGTTACCTCGGGACTTACCGTCTTTAGCTCGCAAGGAAGTCCCAAACGTTTGTAATACTGCACGATTGCCAGACAGGTTTGTCGAGAAACTTCGGAATCGGGGTGCCCAATCACCAGCTTCGACAAGGGAACCAATGCCTGATTGTTTTCCTCGGCATCTTCACGCAGCTTGATTTCGGCCAGCTTCTGCAGCGCGATGCTCATCTGTGGCTCGTAACTGCGGGGGGCGATCGACAGATCGTATCCGTACGAAACGGGATCGTCAGGACTTACCCCATTGGGTATCGGAGCACTCACCAGCCGGCATCCGTCCAGTTCCTTGCCCCCTAGAAGTCGTGACTGCAAAATCTCTTGACGATTGATTCCATACAATAGCCCACGGCGAAAGTCGCGATTCTTGAGATGGGGATTGTTCAAATTAGGAACTAAGACATGCAGTGTCGGAGCGCGATAGTGATCAAGAACAAGATCCTCTGGAGTTTCCACTGACAATCGAACGGCTGTCGCAGGGTCTAATCGGTCGACCATGTGAACGTCGCCAGCTTCCAGGGCGAGCATCGCATCAGATGTTGTCCCAAAAGGAATTAGCTGGATCTCACTGGGGGGGCGATTCGCCGCGAGGCCTGAATCCTTTTCCGGAACGAAGTATTGCCCGTCTTCTTGGACCGTTATCGGGCGGTAGGGGCCATTCGGTGGAATCGGGAACTGCGAGACGTCTCCTTTTCGTGGAACAAACCCCAGTAGCGCCTCTGGCCGAACATGGGGCAGCCTCAATCGCAGATCGACTTGCCGGATTTCACGGACGGCAATCTTTTCGATCAGGGGTGTCAGTTCCGCCAAGATTTCGTCCTGCCGCGAAGCGGGATCTTGAAGCTGGCGGGAAAGGTCAAAGCCAGTCACTGGCGTCAGTCGATCCCGCAACACAATCGACAGCTCGAACCGATCGACCGGGCGAATGACCGAACCGAACGGTGATATGTACTCGCCCCCTTCGGGACCATAGCCGACGATTTCAGTAAGGTCGCGATAGATCAGCCGTTTGTTGCGTCGACCACTCCAAGTTAAAGTCCCATGAGGTGGCATGGCATCTCCGGTGGCCAGTGTGGCGATCCGGACCTGCGGGTAGCGTCGAATCAGCTCTTCCAGTTGTTCTTTCCCCAAGGGGATCGTCGGATCGATCGCCAACGCCAGATTGGTGGCTTCCAATGCTGCTCGGTATTCCTGCTTGGCGATTTGCTGCTTGGCGCGATCGATCTGCTGCTGAGCTCGCCGGGCCAGATCCGCACGCCACTTGCGGATACTGTCGGCGAATTGGTCTCCGTAGACGCTCTCGAATCGATCGATTAATTTCCGAGCAGATTGCCACTGACGATCATCGATCTCCTTTTGCACCAGACGCAGGCCGACACTTTCAATCGACTTATCCATGCCTGATTTTTTCGGAAACTTGCGTTTCGCTTCTTCGAGCATCCCCAAAGCTTCGTCGAGTGCTCTGGCTTGAAATCGCTCTAACGCATTCTGAACGAGTAGCTCTTCAAGAAGTCGCTCGGTACCGGGGTAGCCGGCATACTCGTCGTTGAGACGCTGCAGATACCGAAAAGCCAGATCAAAGTTCTTATCGCTCAGGTTCTTTTTGGCTTCGTCGACCAGCAATTGCGGAAAGGGCTGATACGCGAGCACATCTCGCCACGCAATCTGAAACTTGCGGCCAGGCATATCGGCCAGTTCTACCGTTATATGACCACCTCGCTCGGTTCCCCCGGCACGAAATGCCGGTTCGTTGATGGACATGATGCGCAGCGGCTTGCCATCCTTCGACGATACAACCGTAACCAAATCGTACGGATCACGCTCGATCAGAGGCTTGGTCATCTCGACCGGAATCTGTTGCTCGTCGGGCTGATCACCATTTTGCGCCGTTAACGGCGCAGCGAATGCCAGCATCAGCACGAATGCCCATGCAATTCTCGCTTGTTTGGCAAAACGCATCATGGCACCATTCCTTCCAACGAAATACCATGCAGCGTCCCATCGTAGCCATGGGCCCAAAGCTGCCCGTCGAAGTACGACAGGCCGTCCGCTAGAGGTTCACCTACGTTGAACTCGGTAACCAGTTCGCCCGTCGCTTCATCGATCAGCCATACCTGACCTTGGGTAAACGAAATAGCCAACAGGTTCTTCACCGGCACCGGCCCACTGGCAATTGCCATCTCCTTCAGTGGGCACTTCCAAGCGATCGAGAAGTCATCTCGGATCGCAATGAGCCCATCCTTGGAGGTTGCACAGTAAACGCGTCCTCCCACAGAACGAGGAGGCATGACGATATCGCCGGTGACGGCGATCGGGGTTTGTTCCGCCATTTCCGGTAGCTGGAACAGGCGAACAGCGTCTTGCTCGTCTTGGCTACCAACGCCGACCAGCATCAGCCCCGCCACGGCCAATTGACCTGACAATGGTTCGGTCAGCTTCACCTCATCTACGGCAGTCAGGTGAGGTTCGGGGCTGGCCTCGACCGCCAGACGAAACAGGCGATTCCCTTGATCGCTGACGACGACCGAGGGTGTCGATCCACCGACAATCGCGGGATACGACCAGTGAATTGTTTCACCAAATGCTAGTTCCGGCTGAAATGGCTGAACATCGGCCGCCCCAGACTTGGCATCAACCACCAGGATTTGCCCGATCTTGGTGGGGATCAAGACATAGTCGTTCCACACGC includes:
- a CDS encoding ABC transporter substrate-binding protein yields the protein MMRFAKQARIAWAFVLMLAFAAPLTAQNGDQPDEQQIPVEMTKPLIERDPYDLVTVVSSKDGKPLRIMSINEPAFRAGGTERGGHITVELADMPGRKFQIAWRDVLAYQPFPQLLVDEAKKNLSDKNFDLAFRYLQRLNDEYAGYPGTERLLEELLVQNALERFQARALDEALGMLEEAKRKFPKKSGMDKSIESVGLRLVQKEIDDRQWQSARKLIDRFESVYGDQFADSIRKWRADLARRAQQQIDRAKQQIAKQEYRAALEATNLALAIDPTIPLGKEQLEELIRRYPQVRIATLATGDAMPPHGTLTWSGRRNKRLIYRDLTEIVGYGPEGGEYISPFGSVIRPVDRFELSIVLRDRLTPVTGFDLSRQLQDPASRQDEILAELTPLIEKIAVREIRQVDLRLRLPHVRPEALLGFVPRKGDVSQFPIPPNGPYRPITVQEDGQYFVPEKDSGLAANRPPSEIQLIPFGTTSDAMLALEAGDVHMVDRLDPATAVRLSVETPEDLVLDHYRAPTLHVLVPNLNNPHLKNRDFRRGLLYGINRQEILQSRLLGGKELDGCRLVSAPIPNGVSPDDPVSYGYDLSIAPRSYEPQMSIALQKLAEIKLREDAEENNQALVPLSKLVIGHPDSEVSRQTCLAIVQYYKRLGLPCELKTVSPEVTDPAAVEVDLLYVEVQIAEPLVDVPRMFDRYIPLVHQTQYFQLALRQIGQSRSWQDVRERFWSLHRLAHDDLLILPLFQLQDYFVYRRSLGGVGYQPMTLFQQVERWDLAPAWDVAKN